From one Brachypodium distachyon strain Bd21 chromosome 4, Brachypodium_distachyon_v3.0, whole genome shotgun sequence genomic stretch:
- the LOC100835664 gene encoding probable purine permease 5 isoform X2, with protein MEKHGDGDGLLHHHAIRVPPQGPVAATAIEEEGLEITSEPNVSLRQKAAEITATTMAAYRSKPFSFWALLFLSGGAMLTAFPASSLLSRLYYNSGGQSKWILSWSAVAGWPIPALLLLPYYLAGKASPTPPTAKLCLWYALLGLLSAADNLLYAWAYAYLPASTASLVAASSLAFSALFGRLIVKNRIGLAALNAIVVITAGVAIVALDSGSDRYPGVTRAQYALGFVLDVLASALHGLIFALSELVFAAHLGGGGGSNKVGSGSFHVVLEQQAAVSLCGFAFTSAGLAAFGEGFGAMAREAAGFSGGGKAAYGMVMAWSAVTFQVGVLGATGVVFLASTVLAGVLNAVRVPVTSVAAVVWFHDPMSGFKILSLVITVWGFGSYMVGQSSSSSTAAKETSRGSSRHARPELGS; from the exons ATGGAGAagcacggcgacggcgacggcctcCTCCACCATCACGCCATCCGAGTCCCACCCCAAGGCCCAG TTGCTGCAACGGCAATTGAGGAAGAGGGGTTGGAGATCACCTCGGAGCCAAACGTGTCCCTGCGCCAGAAAGCGGCCGAGATCACGGCCACCACCATGGCAGCCTACCGCAGCAAGCCCTTCTCCTTCTGGGcgctcctcttcctcagcggcggcgcgatgCTGACGGCCTTCCCGGCGTCGAGCCTGCTCTCGCGGCTCTACTACAACAGCGGCGGGCAGAGCAAGTGGATCCTCTCGTGGTCCGCCGTGGCGGGCTGGCCCATcccggcgctgctgctcctcccgTACTACCTCGCCGGTAAGgcctccccgacgccgcccACGGCGAAGCTCTGCCTCTGGTACGCGCTGCTGGGCCTCCTCAGCGCCGCCGACAACCTCTTGTACGCCTGGGCCTACGCGTACCTCCCGGCGTCCACGGCGTCCCTCGTCGCCGCGTCGTCGCTCGCCTTCTCCGCGCTCTTCGGCCGCCTCATCGTGAAGAACAGGATCGGCCTGGCCGCGCTGAACGCCATCGTCGTCATCACCGCCGGCGTGGCCATCGTGGCCCTCGACTCGGGCTCCGACCGCTACCCGGGGGTCACGCGGGCGCAGTACGCGCTCGGGTTCGTCCTCGACGTGCTCGCATCGGCCCTCCACGGCCTCATCTTCGCGCTCTCGGAGCTCGTCTTCGCCGCccacctcggcggcggcggcggcagcaacaAGGTGGGATCCGGATCCTTCCACGTGGTGctggagcagcaggcggcggtgtCCCTGTGCGGGTTCGCGTTCACCTCCGCGGGGCTGGCGGCGTTCGGGGAAGGGTTCGGGGCGAtggcgcgggaggcggcggggttCTCCGGCGGGGGCAAGGCGGCGTACGGGATGGTGATGGCGTGGTCGGCGGTGACGTTCCAGGTCGGGGTACTGGGGGCGACCGGGGTGGTGTTCCTGGCGTCGACGGTGCTCGCCGGCGTGCTGAACGCCGTCAGGGTGCCCGTGACgagcgtggcggcggtggtctgGTTCCATGACCCCATGAGCGGGTTCAAGATACTGTCGCTGGTGATCACGGTGTGGGGGTTCGGGTCCTACATGGTTGGCCAgtcatcgtcgtcctccaccgccgccaaggaAACGTCCAGAGGTTCATCTCGGCATGCTAGGCCGGAACTTGGGAGCTGA
- the LOC100835664 gene encoding probable purine permease 5 isoform X1, giving the protein MEKHGDGDGLLHHHAIRVPPQGPEVAATAIEEEGLEITSEPNVSLRQKAAEITATTMAAYRSKPFSFWALLFLSGGAMLTAFPASSLLSRLYYNSGGQSKWILSWSAVAGWPIPALLLLPYYLAGKASPTPPTAKLCLWYALLGLLSAADNLLYAWAYAYLPASTASLVAASSLAFSALFGRLIVKNRIGLAALNAIVVITAGVAIVALDSGSDRYPGVTRAQYALGFVLDVLASALHGLIFALSELVFAAHLGGGGGSNKVGSGSFHVVLEQQAAVSLCGFAFTSAGLAAFGEGFGAMAREAAGFSGGGKAAYGMVMAWSAVTFQVGVLGATGVVFLASTVLAGVLNAVRVPVTSVAAVVWFHDPMSGFKILSLVITVWGFGSYMVGQSSSSSTAAKETSRGSSRHARPELGS; this is encoded by the exons ATGGAGAagcacggcgacggcgacggcctcCTCCACCATCACGCCATCCGAGTCCCACCCCAAGGCCCAG AAGTTGCTGCAACGGCAATTGAGGAAGAGGGGTTGGAGATCACCTCGGAGCCAAACGTGTCCCTGCGCCAGAAAGCGGCCGAGATCACGGCCACCACCATGGCAGCCTACCGCAGCAAGCCCTTCTCCTTCTGGGcgctcctcttcctcagcggcggcgcgatgCTGACGGCCTTCCCGGCGTCGAGCCTGCTCTCGCGGCTCTACTACAACAGCGGCGGGCAGAGCAAGTGGATCCTCTCGTGGTCCGCCGTGGCGGGCTGGCCCATcccggcgctgctgctcctcccgTACTACCTCGCCGGTAAGgcctccccgacgccgcccACGGCGAAGCTCTGCCTCTGGTACGCGCTGCTGGGCCTCCTCAGCGCCGCCGACAACCTCTTGTACGCCTGGGCCTACGCGTACCTCCCGGCGTCCACGGCGTCCCTCGTCGCCGCGTCGTCGCTCGCCTTCTCCGCGCTCTTCGGCCGCCTCATCGTGAAGAACAGGATCGGCCTGGCCGCGCTGAACGCCATCGTCGTCATCACCGCCGGCGTGGCCATCGTGGCCCTCGACTCGGGCTCCGACCGCTACCCGGGGGTCACGCGGGCGCAGTACGCGCTCGGGTTCGTCCTCGACGTGCTCGCATCGGCCCTCCACGGCCTCATCTTCGCGCTCTCGGAGCTCGTCTTCGCCGCccacctcggcggcggcggcggcagcaacaAGGTGGGATCCGGATCCTTCCACGTGGTGctggagcagcaggcggcggtgtCCCTGTGCGGGTTCGCGTTCACCTCCGCGGGGCTGGCGGCGTTCGGGGAAGGGTTCGGGGCGAtggcgcgggaggcggcggggttCTCCGGCGGGGGCAAGGCGGCGTACGGGATGGTGATGGCGTGGTCGGCGGTGACGTTCCAGGTCGGGGTACTGGGGGCGACCGGGGTGGTGTTCCTGGCGTCGACGGTGCTCGCCGGCGTGCTGAACGCCGTCAGGGTGCCCGTGACgagcgtggcggcggtggtctgGTTCCATGACCCCATGAGCGGGTTCAAGATACTGTCGCTGGTGATCACGGTGTGGGGGTTCGGGTCCTACATGGTTGGCCAgtcatcgtcgtcctccaccgccgccaaggaAACGTCCAGAGGTTCATCTCGGCATGCTAGGCCGGAACTTGGGAGCTGA
- the LOC100835355 gene encoding uncharacterized protein LOC100835355, which translates to MASASKPINLAHGALEIQMDGLGGWAKAGEEFGKSPEMQALQKLRAEAEMKRSGQVKIGMPTAEAAAAKIVKGRAARKAAKINRAKSEGVNFMDAKYAAMKARSEAFEAAKIAKARAEEAEEAAKMAKAKAEAAEEAAKIAKVKAEEAAKAKEIADEAARLKDKETEWAQSEAELFASKFRRYWNELFARNGTTFHQTTSIPAMCYTYPTPDDEYNTTTLETLQIISVKVASIKDSLHWPLQVFGIVAARDVLDHKRNIIFQRSRNNCQTISQDDPYLALTGPSRAVAVSVDPSHVEVSLKVKGTTKSEDKDLSELVLLLRSGCRLSGVYPSRLSALEFKFGPIQNSVEATIQIKVSVGSWPDGFRGVFSAVTSGNYDWKVKLLDFGDDGLPVDADGMIKLSRSVVSVGLYDEILKVSVVACPVEEEQVGEISEIALKPDSAGISAPGVELKVASCSMEVSVAWSLFCC; encoded by the exons ATGGCGTCGGCGTCGAAGCCGATCAACCTTGCCCACGGCGCCCTGGAGATACAGATGGATGGATTGGGTGGTTGGGCGAAAGCAGGGGAGGAGTTTGGAAAGAGCCCCGAGATGCAGGCGCTTCAGAAGCTAAGGGCTGAGGCCGAGATGAAGAGGAGTGGACAAGTCAAGATCGGTATGCCGACGGCTGAAGCTGCTGCCGCGAAGATAGTTAAGGGGAGGGCAGCGAGAAAGGCAGCCAAGATAAATAGGGCGAAATCTGAAGGTGTAAACTTTATGGATGCTAAATATGCTGCGATGAAAGCGAGGAGTGAGGCTTTTGAAGCAGCCAAGATTGCCAAGGCGAGGGCCGAAGAGGCTGAAGAGGCTGCCAAGATGGCCAAGGCGAAGGCCGAAGcggctgaagaagctgccaAGATAGCCAAGGTGAAGGCAGAGGAGGCTGCCAAGGCGAAAGAAATTGCAGATGAGGCGGCGCGGCTCAAGGACAAGGAAACGGAATGGGCACAATCAGAGGCAGAATTGTTTGCCTCCAAATTCCGCCGTTACTGGAACGAATTATTCGCCCGCAATGGCACCACCTTCCATCAAACCA CATCTATCCCTGCCATGTGTTACACATACCCTACTCCAGACGATGAGTACAACACCACGACCTTGGAAACACTACAGATCATTTCAGTCAAAGTCGCATCAATTAAAGACAGTCTACATTGGCCGCTGCAAGTGTTTGGCATCGTTGCTGCAAGGGATGTTTTGGATCACAAGCGCAACATTATTTTCCAGCGTTCAAGAAATAACTGCCAAACCATCTCCCAGGAT GATCCCTACCTAGCATTGACAGGTCCTAGCCGTGCGGTTGCTGTGTCGGTGGATCCTTCGCATGTTGAGGTTTCGCTCAAAGTGAAGGGCACCACTAAATCCGAAGATAAAGATTTAAGCGAGCTAGTGTTGCTCTTAAGATCTGGATGCCGACTTAGTGGTGTTTACCCTAGCAGGCTTAGCGCTCTGGAATTTAAATTCGGCCCCATTCAGAACTCTGTGGAGGCAACGATCCAAATTAAAGTCTCTGTGGGGTCGTGGCCAGATGGTTTTCGCGGCGTATTCAGCGCGGTCACCTCTGGCAATTATGATTGGAAAGTCAAGTTACTTGATTTTGGAGATGATGGGTTGCCTGTCGATGCTGATGGCATGATCAAGCTCTCACGCAGTGTGGTTTCTGTTGGTCTTTATGATGAGATACTGAAAGTTTCTGTCGTGGCATGCCCTGTTGAAGAGGAACAAGTTGGTGAGATTAGCGAGATAGCTTTAAAACCTGACAGTGCTGGTATCAGCGCCCCAGGTGTTGAGCTGAAGGTTGCTTCGTGTAGTATGGAAGTTAGTGTTGCTTGGTCCCTTTTCTGTTGTTGA